One Mercenaria mercenaria strain notata chromosome 12, MADL_Memer_1, whole genome shotgun sequence DNA segment encodes these proteins:
- the LOC128547145 gene encoding putative deoxyribonuclease TATDN2 has translation MTNPSLKEMSNLNPLESHEVHLVGVVGVFCDPETYPTQEGIKSWSEQGVVPVVGLHPRKALTDKGFSKLAEVLQFPEVAGLGEIGLDRTEPAEKWAEQLRKVEQVLTLLQPEHVLVIHCRSLTNLSDESLLTMFYLLQGHPSVSKEQLIHLHCFTGSLDILQKWLEVFPNTYVGFTSMICKSNDYLDMLRKLESSRLLLETDAPYFSPPRCKKSNPYMIGWVASRVAEARGQSWGDLLKLASNNAKRLYIEKLPPVSMYGDESG, from the coding sequence ATGACTAacccatctctgaaagagatgAGTAATCTGAACCCGCTAGAGTCTCACGAGGTTCACCTCGTGGGAGTTGTAGGGGTTTTCTGTGACCCTGAGACTTACCCTACACAGGAGGGTATTAAATCATGGTCTGAACAGGGTGTCGTACCGGTCGTGGGACTCCACCCCCGGAAGGCGCTTACCGATAAAGGGTTCAGTAAGCTGGCGGAAGTTCTCCAATTTCCGGAGGTAGCAGGATTGGGGGAGATAGGTCTTGATCGAACTGAACCTGCTGAAAAATGGGCTGAACAGCTCCGCAAGGTTGAGCAAGTCTTGACTTTGCTGCAACCGGAGCATGTGCTCGTTATTCATTGCAGAAGTTTGACAAACCTTTCAGATGAGTCTCTGTTAACTATGTTTTACTTGTTACAGGGTCATCCCTCAGTCAGTAAGGAGCAGCTGATTCACCTTCACTGCTTTACAGGGTCTTTGGACATATTACAAAAATGGTTAGAGGTGTTCCCTAACACTTATGTTGGGTTCACAAGTATGATCTGTAAGTCCAATGACTACCTAGACATGCTCCGGAAACTAGAGTCTTCCCGTTTGCTCCTTGAAACGGATGCTCCTTATTTCAGCCCGCCACGCTGTAAAAAGTCCAATCCCTATATGATTGGATGGGTTGCATCCAGGGTAGCTGAGGCCAGAGGCCAATCTTGGGGTGACCTCCTCAAGTTGGCAAGTAATAACGCAAAAAGACTGTACATTGAGAAGCTCCCTCCAGTCTCAATGTACGGTGATGAGTCCGGTTAA